From Acidovorax sp. 1608163:
GAGCTGCGCTTTGACACGCCTGCGCGCAAGCTGTCAATTGTGAGCGCCTACTTTCCAAGTGGCTCTTCTGGCGAGGAGCGCCAGCAGGCCAAGTTCCGTTTCCTGGCCGAGTTCTACCCACACCTCATGCAGCTCAAGGCCGGGCGTGAATTCATCCTGTGTGGCGACGTCAATATCGCCCACCAAAACATTGACTTGAAGAACTGGCGCAGCAACCAAAAGAACAGCGGCTTCCTGCCCGAGGAACGCGCCTGGATGACAAAATTGTTAGACACAAGTGGCGAAGGCGGCGCCTTGGTAGACGTTTACCGTCAGTTACAACCTGCCACCACCGACACCGCTTACACGTGGTGGAGCAACCGGGGCCAGGCCTATGCCAACAACGTGGGCTGGCGGCTGGATTACCACCTGGCCACGCCAGCC
This genomic window contains:
- a CDS encoding exodeoxyribonuclease III, coding for MFKLTSLNLNGIRSATSKGVESWIATTRPDCICVQEVKAQAADIATRFEVLAGLKGHFHFAQKKGYSGVGIYTRHEPSDVIVGYNSPEFDLEGRYVELRFDTPARKLSIVSAYFPSGSSGEERQQAKFRFLAEFYPHLMQLKAGREFILCGDVNIAHQNIDLKNWRSNQKNSGFLPEERAWMTKLLDTSGEGGALVDVYRQLQPATTDTAYTWWSNRGQAYANNVGWRLDYHLATPALAALARTESIYKGEKFSDHAPITVEYELGL